The Elgaria multicarinata webbii isolate HBS135686 ecotype San Diego chromosome 1, rElgMul1.1.pri, whole genome shotgun sequence genome has a window encoding:
- the LOC134395506 gene encoding LOW QUALITY PROTEIN: kinesin-like protein KIF15 (The sequence of the model RefSeq protein was modified relative to this genomic sequence to represent the inferred CDS: inserted 2 bases in 2 codons; deleted 1 base in 1 codon) yields the protein MKNQDKSSLNGSKTQREERGRTEALDKRLNEGYLYTFTPPVRLDLDYDTRLYVPVLTRRAVTRFTMMGPPDSDNFTHNRRGVIPRSFEYIFFLIEREKEKAGPGKKILCKCSFIEIYNEQIFDLLDSXSAGLFLREHITKGVFVVGAVEQVLTSAAEAYQVLTMGWRNRRVASTSMNRESSRSHAVFTITVESMEKNNEILNIRSALLNLVDLAGSEGQKDTHTEGVRLKEAGYFNRSLSCLGQVITALVDVGNGKQRHICYRNSRLTFLLRDSLRGNAKTCIIANVHPGSRYFGETLSTLNFAQRAKLIKNKAVINEDTQGNVRQXKAEVKKLKDQLALLASGQSVHDASLPTATISPDVGNTDYMNRFLEVMLFLEKSESEKKMLLEKVAQLEELSVKKEKFIQSNKMIVKFREDHITRLVKLHKECHGTFLPTDQEDFVRELKEELKTLKEQVEHHPRVAKYAMENHILREQNKQLRSSQSVKRAQEMDAQTMAELEKIFVEISGRECNNRGQPVCSTTMSIDSNTAASTERLKEHLLHMQSELASSKQEHEEFRELTKKKQMELESELHSLQKANQHLEKILEATKACKRQEVSQLNKIHIETLKCMTTPTKAYQLRSRLVSRLTPEMFTQESTDIQSPGETVDDIFNEPMPPEMNEQAYEAIAEELRMVQEELSSFQIKLDAEESKGIKLQQHINKSEHHTSQLQELFDSERSGWQNMLPRPTNGLGGKQPL from the exons ATTTACAATGATGGGTCCTCCTGATTCTGATAACTTTACACATAATCGGAGAGGAGTGATTCCACGAAGCTtcgaatatata ttttttctaattgaacgtgaaaaagaaaaggctggtCCTGGTAAAAAAATTCTCTGTAAGTGTTCATTTATAGAAATCTACAATGAACAGATATTTGATTTGCTGGATT GATCAGCTGGACTCTTCCTCAGAGAACACATCACAAAAGGAGTATTTGTTGTTGGTGCAGTGGAGCAAGTGTTGACTTCAGCTGCTGAAGCATATCAAGTATTAACAATGGGCTGGAGAAATCGTCGTGTAGCATCTACCTCAATGAACAGAGAGTCCTCAAGGTCACATGCTgtctt TACTATCACAGTAGAATCAATGGAAAAGAACAATGAGATTTTGAACATCCGTTCCGCTCTACTCAATTTGGTGGATTTGGCTGGATCTGAGGGACAAAAAGATACTCATACTGAGGGAGTTAGGTTAAAGGAGGCAGGGTACTTTAACCGATCATTAAGTTGCCTGGGCCAAGTGATCACTGCACTTGTTGATGTGGGCAATGGAAAACAGAGGCACATCTGCTATAGGAATTCCAGGCTCACTTTTCTGCTACGGGATTCACTTAGAGGCAATGCCAAAACTTGTATCATAGCAAACGTTCATCCAGGatccagatattttggtgaaaCCTTGTCCACTCTTAATTTTGCTCAGAGAGCAAAACTGATCAAAAACAAGGCTGTGATAAATGAAGACACCCAAGGCAATGTAAGGC TAAAAGCCGAAGTGAAGAAACTGAAAGACCAGCTTGCTCTGCTTGCTTCAGGGCAATCTGTGCATGATGCTTCTCTTCCTACAGCTACCATCTCTCCTGATGTCGGAAATACAGATTATATGAACCGTTTCCTTGAAGTAATGCTGTTCTTGGAAAAATCTGAAAGTGAAAAAAAGATGCTGTTAGAAAAAGTTGCCCAGCTAGAAGAACTTTCTGTCAAAAAGGAGAAGTTCATTCAGTCCAATAAAATGATAGTTAAATTCAGAGAGGATCACATAACCCGTCTTGTAAAGCTACATAAAGAGTGTCATGGCACTTTTTTGCCTACGGACCAAGAGGACTTTGTCAGGGAACTGAAGGAGGAGCTAAAGACTCTCAAAGAACAGGTGGAGCACCATCCACGGGTTGCAAAATATGCTATGGAGAACCATATCCTCCGAGAACAGAACAAACAGCTTCGCTCCTCACAATCAGTGAAAAGGGCCCAGGAAATGGATGCTCAGACCATGGCAGAGTTGGAAAAAATATTCGTAGAAATTTCAGGAAGAGAGTGTAATAACAGAGGTCAGCCGGTGTGTTCTACCACCATGTCAATAGATAGCAATACTGCAGCATCTACTGAAAGGCTGAAGGAACATCTGCTGCATATGCAGAGTGAACTGGCAAGTTCCAAACAAGAACATGAAGAATTTAGAGAGCTAACAAAGAAAAAGCAGATGGAGCTAGAGTCAGAGCTTCACTCTCTACAGAAGGCAAACCAGCACCTTGAGAAAATTTTGGAAGCAACTAAGGCTTGTAAACGCCAGGAAGTATCTCAACTTAATAAAATCCACATAGAAACTTTAAAGTGCATGACTACTCCAACAAAGGCTTATCAACTAAGGTCTCGACTGGTGTCACGATTAAcccctgaaatgtttacccaagAGTCTACTGATATTCAGAGTCCAGGAGAGACGGTGGATGATATTTTTAATGAGCCAATGCCTCCTGAGATGAATGAACAAGCATATGAGGCTATTGCAGAAGAGCTAAGAATGGTGCAGGAAGAGTTAAGTTCTTTTCAGATTAAACTAGATGCAGAAGAAAGTAAGGGAATAAAGCTTCAGCAGCATATTAATAAGTCAGAGCACCATACTTCACAACTGCAAGAGCTTTTTGACTCAGAAAGAAGCGGCTGGCAAAATATGCTACCCCGCCCAACCAACGGTTTGGGCGGAAAGCAACCGTTGTGA